One genomic segment of Spiroplasma endosymbiont of Poecilobothrus nobilitatus includes these proteins:
- a CDS encoding rhomboid family intramembrane serine protease, producing the protein MSFDKDKLSLVDYFLKQEKYNVYKSKSRNNNNNNNNNVYLYKFDSKEFQIIKIIDNFSGEFNDFIINDEVVQTLKTFLNKKFQRAKLTILSIVLIENRSQIYKDDSGDVTLFVDKNNYFDRLSTYYPNITMLQENNENDTSMAGMTTEEILDGIKDPNSKLTKNLKQLSDKLSVNNLGVTWVLIALLLIIPIVGIFFGAQIFNTQGLSEGATQLVYGGVTRDLLIWNNQWWRLWTYVLFSSNPLLVVLNLFMIFSVARYAEALLGRWRLLIILVVGIPLAGVFLEAVLPNWIFGGSTILLAILWGSLFSYNYGKEDLGALITNQRTLIIMLWLLIMPIFLGYSFYLINFVGFFVGSAIGYGLEFNRSHRVNWTILYPVFIIATMIVVSTIALLWIRYVPPYNRAVIDALLSYWRAGLMEKSAIEEMLNNYYFYPRANWPIFLLQSQPSFSDIFSNFKGGIFNLWQQ; encoded by the coding sequence ATGAGTTTTGATAAAGATAAGTTATCTCTAGTTGATTATTTTTTAAAACAAGAAAAATACAATGTTTATAAAAGTAAATCACGCAATAATAATAATAATAATAATAATAATGTTTATTTATATAAATTTGATAGTAAAGAATTTCAAATTATTAAAATTATTGATAATTTTAGTGGTGAATTTAATGACTTCATCATTAATGATGAAGTTGTGCAAACATTAAAGACTTTTTTAAATAAAAAATTTCAACGCGCAAAACTTACTATTTTATCAATTGTTTTAATTGAAAATCGTTCGCAAATTTATAAAGATGATAGTGGCGATGTAACATTATTTGTTGATAAAAATAATTATTTTGACCGTTTAAGTACTTATTATCCTAACATTACAATGTTGCAAGAAAATAATGAAAATGATACTTCAATGGCTGGTATGACAACTGAGGAAATTTTAGATGGGATTAAAGACCCTAATAGTAAATTAACAAAAAATTTAAAGCAACTAAGTGATAAATTAAGTGTCAATAACCTTGGTGTTACGTGAGTTTTAATTGCTTTATTATTAATTATTCCAATTGTTGGAATCTTTTTTGGTGCGCAAATTTTTAATACCCAAGGCTTAAGTGAAGGAGCAACGCAATTAGTTTATGGCGGGGTTACTCGTGATTTATTAATTTGAAATAATCAATGATGACGATTATGAACATATGTTTTATTTTCAAGTAACCCATTGTTAGTAGTTTTAAATTTATTTATGATTTTTAGTGTTGCTCGTTATGCAGAAGCTCTTTTGGGGCGTTGACGATTATTAATCATTTTAGTAGTTGGAATCCCCTTAGCCGGAGTATTTTTAGAAGCCGTATTACCAAATTGAATTTTTGGCGGATCAACTATTTTATTAGCAATTTTATGGGGAAGTTTGTTTAGTTATAACTATGGTAAAGAAGATTTAGGTGCGTTAATTACAAACCAACGAACTTTAATTATTATGCTTTGGTTGCTAATAATGCCAATATTTTTAGGTTATTCATTTTATTTAATTAATTTTGTTGGTTTTTTTGTTGGTAGTGCGATTGGTTATGGTTTAGAATTTAATCGTTCACATCGTGTTAATTGAACAATATTATATCCAGTTTTTATTATTGCAACAATGATAGTGGTTAGTACAATTGCATTATTATGAATACGTTATGTCCCGCCCTATAATCGTGCTGTTATTGATGCATTATTAAGTTATTGACGTGCGGGTTTAATGGAAAAGAGTGCAATTGAGGAAATGTTAAATAATTATTATTTTTATCCAAGAGCAAATTGACCAATCTTTTTGTTACAAAGTCAGCCTAGTTTTAGTGATATCTTTTCCAATTTTAAAGGAGGAATCTTTAATTTATGACA
- a CDS encoding RluA family pseudouridine synthase has protein sequence MTKVTFTVSSSARIDKILTDYFKTNPTPFSRTKIQALIKQEKVQVNGQVVPANYVSQIGDHVSIEFSNPKASELTPMPIPLTILYEDSYLMLIDKPNNLVVHSAPGHQNDTLVNALLARGVQLSTASGEQRPGIVHRIDRQTTGTLIIAKNDVVHHQLQQQIQTKQLQRRYLAIVHGQIIENRAKIDAPIGRDPNNRKKMTVTAKNSKKAVTNIIVIERFNDYTYIECELESGRTHQIRAHLKYINHPIFGDPLYGTAADKKESFGQYLHAYQLIFIHPVTKEALTITAALPQEFEQRLAILRAKG, from the coding sequence ATGACTAAGGTTACCTTTACTGTTTCTTCATCAGCTCGAATTGATAAAATTTTAACTGATTATTTTAAAACAAATCCCACTCCTTTTTCGCGAACTAAAATCCAAGCATTAATTAAACAAGAGAAAGTTCAAGTTAATGGACAAGTTGTGCCGGCAAATTATGTTAGTCAAATTGGAGACCATGTTAGCATTGAATTTTCAAATCCTAAAGCAAGTGAATTAACACCAATGCCAATCCCATTAACAATTTTGTATGAAGATAGTTATTTAATGTTGATTGATAAACCAAATAATTTAGTTGTTCATTCAGCACCAGGACATCAGAATGATACTTTAGTTAATGCTTTATTAGCACGAGGAGTGCAGTTGTCAACCGCTAGTGGTGAGCAACGCCCTGGAATTGTCCATCGCATTGATCGCCAAACGACAGGAACTTTAATTATTGCTAAAAATGATGTTGTTCATCATCAACTACAGCAACAAATTCAAACAAAGCAATTACAACGCCGGTATTTAGCTATTGTTCATGGTCAAATTATTGAAAATCGAGCTAAAATTGATGCGCCAATTGGACGCGACCCTAATAATCGCAAGAAAATGACAGTTACAGCAAAAAATTCTAAAAAAGCAGTAACTAATATTATTGTAATTGAACGCTTTAATGATTATACTTATATAGAGTGTGAATTAGAAAGCGGACGAACTCATCAAATTCGAGCCCATCTAAAATACATTAATCATCCTATTTTTGGTGATCCGTTATATGGCACAGCCGCTGATAAAAAAGAAAGTTTTGGACAATATCTGCATGCGTATCAATTAATATTTATTCATCCAGTTACTAAAGAAGCTCTGACCATTACAGCAGCCTTACCACAAGAGTTTGAACAAAGATTAGCAATATTACGCGCGAAAGGATAG
- the lspA gene encoding signal peptidase II: MKERTKQFWYDFKDHFKNRDYIWKYKLQVCLPIFISLLMLDIITKQLAFHLLSHDPVAPEVKFLDGFINFKFMVNKGIAFGTNADNLPLVIIGAVFITLLALIIFLYINNKTAAVGLMTITTGGFGNLIDRMWNHGGVVDFLAWILFPPYSVFNLADTWVTFGVIVLILAIIIEIIQFYRERARSKREEHSDPND; this comes from the coding sequence ATGAAAGAACGAACAAAACAATTTTGATATGATTTTAAAGACCATTTTAAAAATCGGGATTATATTTGAAAATATAAACTCCAAGTTTGTCTACCAATTTTTATTTCGTTATTAATGTTAGATATTATTACGAAGCAATTAGCTTTTCATTTATTGTCCCATGACCCAGTAGCTCCCGAAGTTAAATTTCTGGATGGATTTATTAATTTTAAATTTATGGTTAATAAAGGAATTGCTTTTGGGACAAATGCTGATAATCTTCCGCTTGTTATTATTGGCGCAGTTTTTATTACTTTGCTTGCACTTATTATTTTTTTATATATTAATAATAAAACTGCTGCTGTTGGTTTAATGACGATTACAACTGGTGGGTTTGGTAATTTAATTGACCGCATGTGAAACCATGGGGGGGTAGTTGATTTTCTAGCATGAATTTTATTTCCCCCTTATAGTGTGTTTAATTTAGCTGATACTTGAGTAACCTTTGGTGTTATTGTCTTAATTCTTGCTATTATTATTGAAATTATTCAGTTTTATCGTGAGCGAGCACGAAGCAAACGCGAAGAGCATTCTGATCCAAATGACTAA